One part of the Parabacteroides distasonis ATCC 8503 genome encodes these proteins:
- a CDS encoding DUF4248 domain-containing protein, translating into MFLPLRKSALAASYFPELASHQACNRLRRWIIRCTELHDKLLETGYRPEQRIFTPRQIRLIIHYLGEP; encoded by the coding sequence ATGTTCTTGCCATTAAGAAAGTCCGCACTAGCGGCATCCTATTTCCCGGAGCTGGCCTCCCATCAAGCTTGCAACCGCTTACGTCGTTGGATCATTCGATGCACGGAATTGCACGACAAGCTGCTGGAGACGGGCTACCGCCCCGAGCAACGTATATTCACGCCCCGACAGATCAGATTAATCATCCACTACCTAGGAGAACCGTAA